One Triticum dicoccoides isolate Atlit2015 ecotype Zavitan chromosome 5B, WEW_v2.0, whole genome shotgun sequence genomic window carries:
- the LOC119309351 gene encoding uncharacterized protein LOC119309351 produces the protein MAFARVKVQWEKIKAMEIATAGPPEGKDHRRPKKYFGECRGAAHPSTRFGPAFLSLRCFSPSSRFPQTPQGKRTQRLFLLPFLVRVADLAFICFFLPGSYSGKSTIALVSRWCGVFFPRIALQFWSRFGSDPVDRCCSTGKRWCGVLFHKQSNCITQQQINKITSNLGIIPQIWQIGADKMAKFDLNNMDFVALDDASTRKRKSAFRCF, from the exons atggccttcgcccgagtcaaggtACAATGGGAGAAGATAAAGGCCATGGAGATTGCCACCGCAGGGCCGCCTGAAGGCAAGGATCACCGGCGGCCGAAGAAGTACTTCGgtgag TgtcgaggcgccgcacacccttcgACCCGATTTGGGCCGGCCTTTTTATCTCTTCGTTGTTTCTCTCCTTCCTCGCGTTTTCCTCAGACTCCACAGGGGAAGAGAACCCAGCGACTGTTTCTACTCCCCTTCCTCGTTCGTGTGGCAGATCTCGCGTTCATCTGCTTCTTCCTACCGGGATCCTACTCCGGCAAGAGCACCATCGCCCTCGTAAGCAG ATGGTGTGGCGTGTTTTTCCCCAGGATAGCACTTCAATTTTGGTCCAG ATTCGGCTCAGATCCAGTAGACCGTTGTTGTTCTACAGGAAAAAG ATGGTGTGGCGTGTTATTCCACAAACAATCAAATTGTATCACTCAACAGCAAATCAACAAGATAACATCAAACCTG GGAATCATTCCTCAAATTTGGCAGATTGGTGCTGACAAAATGGCAAAATTCGACCTGaacaacatggactttgtggcactGGATGATGCTTCAACCAGGAAGAGAAAGAGCGCCTTTAGATGTTTCTAG